A single region of the Gilliamella apis genome encodes:
- the lptE gene encoding LPS assembly lipoprotein LptE: MKKYLALMLLTISLSGCGFHLQYEPEVPTRFKTLSYESGDPYGRLSREVKELLRDNKVTLVNGNNKAKYPSLRIVRNSLDKNTISIYQDGKAAEYQLVLTVQAQVVIAGEQIHPINVRIFRTFFDNPAAALAKTVEQNLIEDEMYKQAAKEIIRKLKSVDAAN; the protein is encoded by the coding sequence ATGAAAAAATATTTAGCTTTGATGTTATTGACAATATCGTTGTCTGGATGCGGTTTTCATTTGCAATATGAACCAGAGGTTCCTACTCGCTTTAAGACACTGTCCTATGAAAGTGGTGATCCATACGGTCGATTGTCAAGGGAAGTTAAAGAGTTACTACGCGATAATAAAGTTACATTAGTTAATGGCAATAATAAAGCTAAATATCCGTCATTGCGCATAGTCAGAAATTCATTGGATAAAAACACTATATCTATCTATCAAGATGGTAAAGCAGCAGAATATCAGTTAGTATTGACAGTTCAAGCGCAAGTAGTCATTGCAGGTGAACAAATTCATCCAATTAACGTTCGTATATTCCGTACCTTCTTTGATAATCCAGCAGCAGCATTAGCTAAGACAGTAGAACAAAATTTGATTGAGGATGAAATGTATAAGCAAGCAGCTAAAGAGATCATTCGTAAATTGAAATCAGTTGATGCAGCAAACTAA